agaaaataatataatttagaagaaagagaagaatataaaaaggatatttttttggtgtaaaaaataatgtaataggttggagttaatttgcactaTTTTAGTATGAAAAAATGGTGCAAGGTTTGGAGATGTCCTAAGGGTTAAAAAATCATTTTCATTCtctttattgagttaaagtcctaATACTCAGTTTGTGGTGACCTTGTTGGAAACCACACTCGTTTGTTGAGATTGAAGAGTCAAAACCACGCGTTCGTGTAATAGTGGAACGATTAGAAAAGCTGGCAGAAAGACTAATACAAAAATGTTCCATCCTGAAGAATGAATCTAATCGCTTCAATTTTTGCTTAAAATATCGTAATTAATGAATATTGAATCAAAAGGCTGTATACCATGAAAAGACAATGACAAAAATGTACGTGTTCCTTCGGGAATATCTgataaagaaatcaattattATATATGTATGTCTTGTGATGTAGTTATAGGTAAAATAATAAGATACTTAAATCGAACACATTTGCtcttcgttaatactttagctcaaaaatgTCTTTAGCGTCACATAGTTAGTCCATATATACTCTTAGAGTCACACAGTTGGCATATATATGTCATCTTCGAAACGAAatctacccaaactaattagatctttcgttaattgtattaaagtgtattacaaatactatttcctttttattaatttttttttttacctttctcttttcttttcttagagTCACACAGTTGGCAGATATCTAGTTAGGGCCCAATTGTATACCATtttaacttgaattttttttttcactttttttttaaattttacaattcttatgtccaaacgcccattaagtatataaaaataaaatactatagTTTAGGTATAAGCTAGCAGCCCATCACTTTAGACAAAGGACATACAGTTACGTATTAGACATGAGGAGAACATGTAGGCCACTTGCATTATACATGGCAGAGAAAGGAGTTAAGTCACCAGACACCATTGATACACGTTCAATTCCCTGGAAATACGcaattatataaaaaaagaaCAAAGTTGATTTACACGCAACATACTGAATTTAAGAGACAAAGAAAAACTTTTAGGATTAGTTGTTTTAAACATATCATAAGAGTTTTTTGTCTATAAAAGTACTCCTATATTATTAAGGACATaacaaattttttaaaattaaattatttttaaaaatataaatattttatttttgttggaACAAAGCTTCATTCTACAGCCATGGTTAAGACGTGGCTAAAGTCTCTCGAGATGGTAGCGTATATTACACTAAAAATTTAAAgtcaacaaaaaagaaagaaaaaagagagaaagtaaGTAAACTTACAGCGTCTCGAAGCTCAAGGGGAAGCTGTTGAATGACAAGAGAGAAGCTGCGAGAGATGTTGCGGAGCATGAGATAGCAAAAGCTCCAGTTTGGCTTTGAAGGAATTTGTTTTTCTGCTAATTTTGCTGTTACCATCATCATTAATAGAGGTTAAACAATAGGAAAATATCTCCTATTATGCCCATGATCGCTAGTGTTAGCACCCTGTGGAAGCTGAGGAATGGTGTCGGTTAACAGGAAAATTATTTTAATGGTGTTGAACAAGTGATGGTGTCGGTTAACAGGAAGATTATTTTAATGGTGTTGAACAAGTGAAAAAGAAGTTGATTTTTGAATACTTATAGTAATTTATTATGGCAGTGGGTGGAATGTTGGCTGATAAAGGCCCATTTGTTATGTTAGCAGATATCTAGTTAGGGCCCAATTGTATTTATTACTCAGTTGTACAACTTATCCCAAAGTTGTAACAGAGTAGTGTAGTCATTTTCTTTTGTACGGGTTTGAGTAGTAAATACCCGATCCAAAACTGACTTTGTATATAATAGAGGAGATCCGACTCTGGAAGGTTCGGATGCTCAGTTTTCATATTTTACACGAAAATATTTCACCTTTGTTCTTCCTTCCTCCTTGAGATTTCGATTTCTCTCTTCAGAATATTGGGATTACGATGAGTTTAACATGGTATCACATCGGTGTATCCGGGTGATTTGAGCAGTGTTCTTCAATTTCATGGGCATCTCGTTGTTCTTTGTTGTTGGCGAATGAATCACATTTTTCTGTTCGCCGTTTCGTCGGACTTCGGTTTCTCGCCAGTGATTTCTCTCATTTTCCTTTCGATTTGCATTGAATTCTGCTTTCTTGCATTCATTTCCCATAAATTTGTTTGTTTATGATCAGAGAGTTATACAGTAACGAAACCCTTAATTTGCAACAATACTGGATTCACCTCTTCCGTTATGGCTTTCTAGTTTCTGATAAGTCTCTTTGTACTTCGTCTGAGCACTCTGGTTGTGATAATTCACTCGATGACACAATTGATCATAACTATCCCCTTTACATTAATCCATCAAAGAATTTGGGGCTTTCACTAGTGGGCGTCATATTCGATGGGAATAAGTATCGCGATTGGTGTAGGAATATGCTTATTGCTCTCTCGGTTAAGAATAAGTTATATTTCATTCAATGTGACTGTGAGAGGCCACCTCCAAATTCACCTTTCTCTCGTCAGTGGGATATGTGTAATAACATAGTGATCTCGTGGATCCACAACCTTCTTTCTCCGGTAATTCGTAAGAGTGTCCTCTATTGTCAACTTGCCAAAGATGTCTAGATGGAATTGGAAGAGAGGTATGGTCAGCTAAGTGGAATTAGGGTTTATCGGGTAAAAAAGGAACGTGCCTCAATCTCTCAGGGCTCAATGAGGTTTCCTGAGTATTATGTAAGGATGAAAAGTGTTTGGGACGAACTCAGCACATTGACTGTTCATACGGATTCTCACTGGACTTGTGGGGGTAGTAGACTGGATATTCAAAAACGTGAGGAGAATCAAAGGTTCTACCAATTTCTGATGGGTTTGAATAATAGTTATTCCAATGCTAGGACTAATCTGCTTACGACGGGTCCCTTCTCTACTATTAACAAGGCCTACTCTCTTCTGGTGAATAATGAGCGACAACGAGAAATTCAACATCCTCTTTCCTACTTCAGCTtagaatttgcttcattctcggTGGGGGTCTCAAGATCTACTTTTCATCCTAAGACCACCTTTGATCCCAGGAGGCCTAATGTGGTATATAGCTACTGCAACAAACCTGGCATACAATGGAGAAATGTAATAAGAAACATGGATTTCCCCCAAACTTCAAGTTCACCAACAGTAATAAAAGGGTTGCTGCCATTGTCCATACTGAGCTAGATGTTTCTAAGCAATTTGCTCAGCTTGGGACTAGGCCTTTCACTAAGACACCAATTTCCACGTTCTAGCTATTCCGGGGTTGACACTTGAGCAATGCAGCCAACTGCTTTCTTTGTTACAACAATATTATGTGTCTGATCAGTCTTCTACCTCAGTCTCTAATCCTGCTGATTCTGTGAACTTTGTAGGTATCCTTAGTTTCTTTTCTAGCAATAAGCCTGAGTGTTCATTTAGTACTTTCTTGCTTTGTAAAGTTGATAAACACTCTTGGATTTTAGACTCTGGGGCCACTGATCACATGACCTCACATAGTAATCTTCTTTAAAATATTAAACCATTACCCATTCCTTACTTGGTCATCCTACCTAATGGTTATAAAGTCAAAGTAACATGTGTTGGAGATTTACCTTTAACCAATGGTACTATTCTGTCACATGTGCTCTTGGTTCCTAGTTGTCAGTACAACTTGATATCTTTACACAAGATGGTCTCCCAATTGAAGTGTTTGCTTATCTTCAGTTCCTTTGCCTGTTTTATACAAGACTTTTCCATGAGGAGGCCTCCGGTATTTGGTAAAACACAACATGGTCTTTACACCTTGCACCTGCCTCCCTCGACAACTCCTACTACCATCCAACCCTCTTTTTTACTTGTTCTAATATCTCTATTTTCCCTGCTTGTGATAAGAATGATGTTAAGTGTTCTGTTTCTTCTACTCCATTTGTAAATACTCCATATTTGAATAAAATGAACACTCTTTGGCATAGTAGATTGGGGCACATTCCATTTATTAATTTGAAATCTATTCCATATATTTCTCCTTTACTTTCTAGCAAACAAgattttatttataatatttgtCCAATGGTAAGGCAAACTAGACTATCCTTCTCCGATAGCACAATTCATACCAATTCACATGTTCAATTAATTGATGTTGACATTTGGGGCCCCTATAATGTTCCTACACATGATGGCTGCAAATATTTTCTAACAATTGTTGATAATTTTACAAGAACTACTTGGACCCATTTACTGAAAGCAAAATCAAATGCTTTTCCTATTCTTAAAGCCTTCATTGCCATGGTCCACACACAGTTTAATTCTAAGATGTTGACTGTGAGATCTGATAATGCCTTGGAGTTAGGATCTAGCCTTTCTACTTCTTTCTTTtacaacgaccatattcaagGTTGAAGATCACTATGGTTCGACTAAACCATTCGACGATTGCCtgagtcaacacaagagtcaaaaggtcactaactagagctatttctttccaaaaaccttatttttaaccataagcacgtagttaagtgtgttggtaccaagtgaagcacgtttgactcttcgagcatgacttaattaggtgtttttattcattattactactattattacctaactaccaaaaacggactcaatcccttaagaaggttgtcacgccatccatcgttgggaagagtcacccggttcacacaaaaaccacctttggaaagaaccgtggcattaagaaaaccaaaggcttattgtccactaaaacataaaaagaagcaattaaagaaaaaagaagctactaagtaaaaaataagacaaacatagagataaagaagctaataagCACCAACTATAGAAAACTAAATGAATATACATGGTGAAGGAtaaaagagaatatatacataacgaGAAATAAGGAGAAAATTGTACTAAGTTAATTATAGGCCAATTTGTCTCATAGTTATCAAAATACATCATCAAAACCATCCAAATATAAAATAACTCCACCCCCtcgaataaaagtaagcattgtccccaatgcttaacaaaataagagtaaaagaaagGGTAAGAGTAAAAAAGACTTCCTATGTCGCCTTGGGTATCTCTGTGTCCACAGCAGCGTCACCGTCCTCAGTCTCTTGTAATTGGATCTTATCAtcctcgactgtgggagtagctgggttggtgaacatctagCGTACCGCCTCAGCAGTGTCGGCAGCCAGGTCTGGCTCGTCAGACTAGCCAGCTGGTGCTACTGGAACTgatagtggtggtggtggtggtggtgacgGTGCTGGATCTATCAGCATGTCAAATGGAAGATCTCCAGCTGCAACAATCTTGATCACCTCTTTCTGCAGTTTTTCAATTGATTTCTTGGACGCCTGAGATttcctcattttctttacttGCTTTCCCAGCTCCTCAATCGCTAATCCATGCTGCACCAAGGTGTTCATTCTAGTGGTCTGGTTCTCCAGGAGATTCGTCAAAGTCTCTTCCACTGTCGGAGGTATCTGGGGTGCCGACATAGATGACTGCACTGCAACATGACCGGAtaagtcagacagctttgcagtagctatctgtatctagttgttgaggctcgccaaagTCTGGGAGAATCGCAGCGTAGATAGTGGAGCAGAAGGCATAAGCACCGACTTCAAAGCCGATGTGGAAGGCACTAATGCTGAAGGACCTGAAGAAGGAGGTGGAGACATAACTGCTGCACTATCATAAGGCTCTGCTAAAGTAGATGGCATGCCAAATGTCTCAACAACTACCCGTcgggctcatcagactggcctgtaGTAGTAGAGGGTTGACCCTTTTTCTTTGGGTTTCCACCACTCATCAAagaataccatgagaagggcttcttcgCCCGCACCTTGGTATCAAAATCCTTCGGCTCCACCCCCGCATCCGTAAGGTACTCAGTGATAAtgttgggatatgggtaggagGTGTCACCTTGCCTGCGACCACAGACATGTTGGCCGAtatcacgacacccacattgattgggtacccaaCCATGATAGAGGCGACTAGCACTGCCCACATAGTTGGAAGATTTGTTTCATTTCGACACGGGTCTAGTCTGCTACACACGAATGTTTAACATTcctttgcctcaaatttagggAACCGCTGAATAGGAACCCCTGTTGTGATCCAAGCTGGACGTGGCCCCGGAGTTGCAataatctcagctagccatggttgaACTGCATCTCCCAGTGCTAACTTTTCCAGGTATTGCACTGGCTCCACATCCTCAAACCCTAAATACATGTTCAGGGTGTTCTGATCGAATCTCACCTTTAAATTTCTCACTTTTGCTACCTTGGTCCCTTTCTTTATATGCACCACAATGGCGTAAAATTCCCGGACCAGGTATTCCTTAGCATCTACCATACTTTTGGTGTGCCACATCCACCCCTTCCGCTCCCAGAACTATCTTAACACTGCCGGGTTGTATTTGTCAAGGTCTTTAAACATGAATTGAGgttcaagagtgagcgatctcactGGCCACCAATCTAGAAAACTTGTGTAAGGAGCCAGACTAACAAACCTATCTTCCCACAtatctttcttcttcgacctctcaaggccggTAACTTTGGTATCACCCCCTCGACCATTATCCGGAATATCATCATCATCCACTGTATTAGCAGGTGCATCAGGGGCATGTGTGGATGAGGGCTCCAAAGCCTGACTATCACCTTCTGAACCCTCAGAAGTGCTCTCAGAGGAGGAAGGCTCGTTTCGGAGTTGATATCTTCCCTGAAGCTGTTGTGGCTGTGATTGAACAACAGGCTGCACTTGCACTGAGTCGCCCTCCAatgcttccctagatggggcATAAAAGCTTGATTCAGCGGGCCCTGCAGCTCTACCTCGGCCGGCTGTGGCTTTCTTACTGATTACCCTTTGAAGGGCGAGGGGTAAATTACTTTTGCCTCTGCctctggaaggttcacccctcccctttgatgtATCACCACAACCTcgtgatctaaccattttctaTAACAAACAACAACAGGAGTCAGTTCTAGTTCAAGTGCAGATAAACATACATTCACAGAACAAAACATGTTTGCAGGGTGggaaagtgcggtccgcataattgcaAGTGCGGCCACAGCCTGGGTTGTGTGGACCACGCAATTTGAACTTGCAGCCGCAGAAATGAAAATGCGGTCCGAACAATTTTAAGTGCGACCGCACATCtgaagtgcggtccacacaattttaagtgtgaCCATACATCTGAAGTGCAGTCCGTATAATTGTCAGTGCGACCGCACTATGAGTACCTAAAAATAGCAACTCTCTGAAGATAGAGATTGGCCTGATCTATGGCCGCACACACTTTTCTACTTCCGCGATGGGATTTCTATGGTCCGTACAATTttaagtgcggtccgcacaatttttgCCTCACCAACTGCCTTAGTCAACACTTctatggaccgcacaatttcttgtgcggccaTAGATTTCAAAATCAGATCGGGCAAATTTCTTAAGGGTTTCGATTTATGCACAAATTGGACATGGTAAtagcaattaaacatgataaTCAAGATACCCATTCCCCAAATAGCAATTAGGAGTTGACCTAATATAATTTACACCCCACATGGATATATAATTGACTTTTAATGACAAATGGTCTAAAATAACTAACAAAttgtaaattaaactaagaatatTAAAGAATCCTAGAAGTGATTTGAACATACCAGTAATGAACCAGTGCTAAGGAATGATCACATATGCGTATCTAGGTGGTAGATGATTGAACAGATATGTGCAAAGTTTTAGTCCCCCTTTTTTTGAGTGCTCAAAGAATGAAAAATTTGTACAGTAGCCTTAGCATTACTATTTATACACAACAGATCTGGCTAAGGAACAACGAGGCAAGTGCGGCCGTAGAATTCCTTCTGCGGttcgcactctgttacctggagGTCCAATTTCCTTTGATGATCTGTGGTCTGCAGATTTAGCTGTGCGGCCACAAATTTTGGTGCAGACCACAGAATtcgctgtgcggccgcactttggctgtttctctgacaaacaaacttcagagagtttgcatttttccatctcaatttgtgcggtcctcacaagaattgtgcggccgcacttaccTTCTACTGTAGCATTCAAAATTGTACGGCCCACACTTTTCccatacttagccaattttttCGAGCACAGTTCCTGTAAATCACACTCGTTTTTACAACATacttcaaatccagttagcacaCAATAAGAtctatctaaagaagaagaaaagaaaaagaaaaagaaacatgggttgccttccAAGAAGTGCTTGATTTAATGTCGTGATACGACGCAAATtaccatcacttgaaatgaattactACCACGACATGGCCATCACCAACTTTTCCcagataatgcttcacccggtgaccattgactctaaatacctcatcatttttattcttcaagtccaatgtaccaaagggtgtcacacccacaacctcaaacgggccactccatttagactttaacttTCCGAGAAACATCTGTAACTGTGAATTGAACAATAATACAAGATCACCCTCTTTAAACTCTTTGTTCTAAATgtacttgtcatgaagatatttcatcttctctttgtatAAGGATGAACTTGTGTATGCATGGTACTAGAACTCATCCAACTCATTCAAATGTACCACCCTTAAGTTGGTGGCGATATCccactcaagattcaacttctttaaatcccacatggctttgtgctcaagttccaccggaagatgacaaacTTTTCCGAACACCAATCGACATGGAGACATTCCAATAGGtattttgtaagccgtcctataagcccataaagtATCATGAtgtttcttggaccaatccgtccggttagcattcactgttttttacaaaatactctttatctcccggtttgAGACTTTCACTTGATCACTTGCTTATGGATGATAAggagtcgtgactttatgagtgacacaaTACTTGGTGGGTAAGGTGTCAAaatatttgttgcaaaaatgcgacccaCCATCACTTATGATAGCCCGTGGAGTTCCAAACCTTATGAAAATATTCTTCTGTAaaaacgccaccacacttctcacttcattgttgggtaaagaaaCAGCCTCAACCCgtttggacacataatcaaccgcgatcaagatgtaggtatttccataagaactcacaaaaggacccatgaaatcaataccccacacataaaaaatatcaatctctaaaatggtggtgaggggcatctcattttctttgagattccactggtcctttgacattcatcacaacgcttgattagatcacttgcatctttgtaaagaatgggccaatagaaaccgcaacttagcactttggccgccgttcttgctccaccatggtggtCACCATACGACAAAGAATGACAAGCTTCAAGGATTTCCCATTGTTCCTCCTccagtacacatcttctaatcactctatccgtacaaatccggaaaaggtatggttcatcctaATAATAgccttgacaatcccgtttgagcttcttcctttggtttgaagagaactcatctggGATGCTACCACTTACAAGAAAATTtactagatccgcgaaccatgacacctctttcattgaaatagccaatagttactcatcggggaaggagtcattgatttcaaggccatcatgtggcctcccctcctcctccaaacgagacaagtggtccgccacttggttttcacttccttttctatcttggatgtctatatcaaactattgcaacaaaagcacccatctcatcaatggggctttggaatctttcttgctcataagataacgaagtgccgcatgatccatGTGGACAAttacttttgcacccatcaagtacgggcgggacttctcaatagcaaacacaatggcaatgagctctttctccgtaacggtGTATTTGAcatgggcactattcatggtcttactagaatAGTAGACAGGATAAAATATCTTATTGATGCGTTGCCCCAAAATAGCCCCTACCACTacatcgcttgcatcacacatgagctcaaaagggacactccaatttggagcggtgataataggagtagtagtcaacttgaactttagcaatttaaaggctctcatgcaatcatcattgaagtggaacttagcatctttctccaaaagcttgcacaacgggttcaccactttagagaaatcctttATGAAACGCCGGTAAAATcccacgtggcctaagaaactccacacgcctttcaccgaagttggaggtggaagtttagaaatcaccttaATATTTGCCTTGTAAActtcaatgccattctttgagatctcatggccaaggacaatgccttcctcgaccatgaaatgatatttctcccaattgagcaccaagtttgtttcttcacatcttgccaatactttatccaaGTTTGTGAGACAATCATTAAAAGAATTTCCAACCAccaaaaagtcatccatgaagacttccaGGTAAccctccaccatgtccgtaaaGATCGCCAttatacacctttgaaaagtcgccggtgcatggcacaacccaaatggcatccgcttaaaggtgaaagtaccataaggacatgtaaatgtagttttctatTAATCCTCCCAAGTAAtaagaatttggttatagccggaatacccatcaaggaaacaatagaaaacACGGCCgtccaatctatcaagcatttttGTCAAGGAAGGAAAGTGAAAAATagtctttccttgtgactttgttgagcttacgatagtccatacgcactctccacccggtcaccgttcttgtaggaatcaactcattcttatcattggtgaccaccgtcatgccccctttcttcgggacacattgaaccggagaagtccatgaactatcgaaaatggggtagaTAACCCCgccatccaaccacttgatgatctcttttTTGACAACCccttgcatggcttcattgagtctcctttgatattcaatagatggtttgcaaccttcctccaagttaatcttgtgcatgcaaaatatggggcttatcccccgaatatctgccaatgtctatccaatagccttcttcctcttttgtagcaccgccaatgtagagtctacctacacgttagtcaaacaatTGAAAacaataaccggtaaagtagaagaagtgccaagaaattcataccaaagACGTGGAGGTAATGGCTTCAACTCTAAGATAAGAGGCTCTTTAACTGAATGTTTTGTAGGAGGATTTGtgctattttcaagatccaaggacaatttgcggggttcataagtgtacgaccccattccttgcaaagagttcataCATTCCATGAatccatccatctcgtcatcataaaagttgagcaagacgaccTCCAATGTATCTACAATCACATTGGTCACCAAGTCCTCGAAAGAACACACCTCTTTGCTATTGGGTTGCCTCATgaacttacacacatggaaaaccactttttcatcatCAACCCGGAAGGTAAGTTCTCTGGCTTCAACATCAactagagccttccccgtagcaagaaaaggtctaccaagaataatcaatacctcataatcaacctcacaatcaagaatgacaaaatctgctggaagaatgaatttatcaacatgaACCAATACATTTTCAATCACTCCCAATGGTCTCTTTATGGTACGAT
This DNA window, taken from Nicotiana tabacum cultivar K326 chromosome 4, ASM71507v2, whole genome shotgun sequence, encodes the following:
- the LOC142180129 gene encoding uncharacterized protein LOC142180129 gives rise to the protein MELEERYGQLSGIRVYRVKKERASISQGSMRFPEYYVRMKSVWDELSTLTVHTDSHWTCGGSRLDIQKREENQRFYQFLMGLNNSYSNARTNLLTTGPFSTINKAYSLLVNNERQREIQHPLSYFSLEFASFSVGVSRSTFHPKTTFDPRRPNVVYSYCNKPGIQWRNVIRNMDFPQTSSSPTVIKGLLPLSILS